A window of Thalassophryne amazonica chromosome 12, fThaAma1.1, whole genome shotgun sequence genomic DNA:
AATGTAAAGAAGATAAACTGCTAGTAACCATGGCTGCGGTAAAACAGTGGGTTATTCATAAACCACAAGGTTGATGGATCAATCCCTGGGTATATACTACCACTTGGATCAATGCATAATTTTAAGTTTAAATAATCTACTGTTTTAAGAACACAGAACTTGGCATTTGATTATACTGCTAATATTAAGGTGTAAAATATCATTTTGTATAAAGAGAATAAGTTGAGCCAGTTTATTCCCCTGAAAGTTGCATAAATTAAAAAGCTGTGCAGCTGgttgactttttatttatttatttcagttttctCAAATTCTCCCAATGATGCAGCAAACAACGAGTAAGACATGACCTTAAACATTTATATCTCCaaaagatatttaaaagttttaaACAAGTCTCACAATGTTGTCAGAAAAATTTGTATTTTGTAATGAGATTTGGAATCCAGACTTCCAAAGAAGACTGGAGAGTGTGGCTTTGCAGATTTTTTTGTATTACAAATGTTAAaaatttgccttacaatatatctAAAGGCTTTCGTACAAAATGTAGAAATTCATTTGAAAAATCTGCTGGATTTACGTGTCTAAAAATGCATTTTGTTCTGCATTGCCAGTATTTGACATCCTCCAACATGTCTCAGAAGGTCTAAACTCAATCGTCATCACACTTGTTGAATGTCTTTGGTAACtttttattttacatattttgttgtttttatttcctacAACAGAACTGATATGTGAAATTTCTTTGGAACATTTATGTGGAGGACTGACATTTGGCAAAGAATTATAAGAACAACAAAAGGCCATGTTCCAATTAATAATGTGTAATTCCAGTAAATTGAATATTGatcatttttaaaatataaaaacaatcAACGGATTAAAGTGGATTAAATTGATTGCTATGTTTTGCTGTCAGAATTATGAGGTCACCCCAATCTGAGTGTGTATCTGTGCATCGTTTCTCAGGTCACATTTACTTTATAAACTAAACTACTAGTACAATAAACAGCTCCATTCTGGAATTGGTCCAAATCAACATCAAGTACTTTGTTCAGAAACATAGAAGCTGGAATGATTTGCATTTAAAACCAATTTCCACACAGGAAATCACTCATAATCCAAATCATCAACAATCTGCTCCCATCTTCTCTATGACACAAGAACATATGTTCTTCCTCATAATTCATACCAAAGTACACAGTCCTTCACAGGAAACTTTGTAGGAAAGTGGAGCTAAAATTACAGAATGTGTAAAATAAAGTATCACCACTCTTTCTGGGCTTTTGGGGCAAAGTGGTTTTTAAACCCAAAAGGAAAATGGTAGCACCACAACCCAACCACACCATGAAGCCAGGGAAGGCATGTGTCAAAAATGGGAACAAGCACAATTCCACAGCACCAAAAAGTAGTGGAGGTACCACACCAAAGTGGAGAACAGCACGCTCTGAAGAGGTGGATCTGAAGGACACGGCGAAGAGTGGAACCCCGACTGGTTTTCAAAGAGACCCCCACGCAAGTCCAGACACAGGCCATCTGAGGGCCAAGGCAGGAGTCGGGTTAATCTTTGTGACCATATGAGGGAGATGGACTAGGAACAGCGATGCGTATGAGTGACATAAACTCGTATCAAAGTTCAAATACTAGAGAGGAGAAAAAATAaaagataacaataataataatagccatAATCATCTGCACCAGCGTGAAACAATTCTGCGGTGGTTTGCTCCTCCTCCTTCAGCGaaacatcaccatcatcatcattattatgatTATAATATGGGCGGGCTCGTTAAATTCACTTTCATCTTTTTGCACTTCGTTGTTGTGGAGTTATGTACTTATTCGGTTCCGAAAAGAAGCCGTCCATTAATCTTGAACTGCTACGGTTTGATCCTTGCTTGGTGCCTCTGTGGCGTTCACCTCCTTGCCTGCTGCGGCGGGTTCGTTGGCTGGTGTTGAACTAGGGGCAGTGGCCTCCTTTGTCCCCACCGCCTCTGTCGGCTTGGGCTCAGGAGAAGCGGCTTTGGCTGCGGGGGCCTCAGTCTTTTTGGCGTCAGCCTCGTCTTTGCTGTCAGCCGCTGGGGCGGGAGTCGCGGTCTTGGCCTCGGGCTCCTTGGTGGCAGGGGCAGCTGGTTTTTCTTCAGCCTTGTTGGGCTCTGCACTCTTGGGTGCCTCTGTTTTCGACTCTGCTTTGGTGGCAGGCTTCTCCGGTTCCTTCACGGCGTCTTTTTCTCCCTCTTTGGGCGCTgcagcatctgctgctgacaCTTCCTTGACCACTGTGTCGTTAGCTACCTCCTTATCGTCAGCAGCGGCCGAGGTTTCGTCTTTCATTTTCTTTGTGGCTTCACTCTCCTCAACAGATGCCCCCTCTGCTTTGGCATCTTTGTCTTTGGCTTTGTCATCATTTACACTGTAGCCCTTCTTCTTTTTGCTGAGCTTTCCTCCCATTTTCACTCTCTGTCTTCTGGAACACAAGGAACAAATCATCACAGTTTTAGAGATGAATAAGCAGATTTGCATCGACACTTCAATAAAactggatcttttccttgtttctcTTCACAGCTTTCTGGCCACTGTGTTGAATTTCATTcacattgttttctttttgtttcatgcAAATAAGATGATGACAACAACACCTGACCCCTCCTCCCCTTAAACCCTGTTCAGACTACAGTTGGCAATCCGGCTCGCTTTTCCAAACCTAGTTCATCCAAACTCAGTCTGGTTTAAGCTAAAAGAGATGTGTCTGGAAGTGAGAATGCCTGTGTGAGCATGGATCTGGACGCGGGAGCGTGGGGCACCTGTTATCTTCTCTTGGCGAGAAGGTCCTGTAGAAAAAGAAGATTGTTTGCTGTCCTCGCTGCTGCCCGGATTCTAGTCACATCTGCGTTCAGACCTCGGTGAATCCCGCTCAAATCAGGACAGAAAACAATCCGAATTAAATCCAACTTGTGCCATTTCACATTCAGGAAAAAAATCTGTCCAGCTCGAGCTGGATTGCCAATCCCAGTCTGAACAGGGCCTGATGCAAGATTCATGGTTTTATAACACCCGCACCCACCCGACCTGTCATGAGAGCCAATTCACACAACCTGACCCACAAAAATATGCGCTGATTAAAGACCCAAACCTGTGCCGACACACggaggggaaaaacaaaaaacaaaaataaagccaaagtatctacgaggtctgtccataaagtataggtcctttttatttttttcaaaaactatatggatttcattcatatgtttttacgtcagacatgcttgaaccctcgtgcgcatgcgtgagtttttccacgcctgttggtgacgtcattcgcctgtgagcactccttgtgggaggagtcgtccagcccctcgtcgaaattcctttgtctgagaagttgctgagagactggcgctttgtttgatcaaacttttttctaaacctgtgagacacatcgaagtggacatggttcgaaaaattaagctggtcttcagtgaaaattttaacagctgatgagagattttgaggtgattctgtcgctttaaggacttttcacggtgcgagacgtcgcgcagcgctctcaggcagcgtcatcagcctgtttcaagctgaaaacctccacatttcaggctctgttgatccaggacatcgtgagagaacagagaagtttcagaagaagtcggtttcagcattttatccggatattccactgttaaaggagatttttttaatgaaagacgtgcgggcggattgcagcgtcggctcgcagccgccgcgacgctccgtcacaggaaaaacacctccgttggaagccttgaggacaagttggaacatctccagctgataaacaatttctcatatactcactccactgaaagccatcaaaagccaactggattttaacaaatggttatcaacacggaggtgtttttcctgtgccgctgcgccgcgtcggctgcgtcccgacgcgcggacccgtctgcacgtctttcattaaaaaaatctcctttaacagtggaatatccggataaaatgctgaaaccgacttcttctgaaacgtctctgttctctcacgacgtcctggatcaatagagcctgaaatgtggaggttttaagcttgaaacaggctgatgacgccgcctgagagcgctgtgcgacgtctcgcaccgtgggaagtccttaaagcgacagaatcacctcaaaatctctcatcagccgttaaaattttcactgaaaaccagcttaatttttcgaaccgtgtccactttgatgtgtctcacaggtttagaaaaaattttgatcaaacaaagcgccagtctctcagcaacttctcagacaaaggaattccgacgaggggctggacgactcctcccacaaggagtgctcacaggcgaatgacgtcaccgacaggcgtggaaaaactcacgcatgcgcacgagggttcaagcatgtctgacgtaaaaacatatgaatgaaatccatatagtttttgaaaaaaataaaaaggacctatactttacggacagacctcgtatactgtgaTAGAATACGTAGGAGTCACAATTTGCTAATGTGATACATATACATGACAGGAGGGGTGAATTCTCAAACCTGGGGAAATACActgtgttgaagttttgtagacgtaaatatgaccaacttccatAACAAATGTCAAGCAGAGGAGAAACTAAGTGAAAAGTTTGGAGGGCAGAGTGGGCTGTAATATGACATATGTGAATAAAATGAATCAAACCAGTGCAGCCTGAGCCCACTCACATCTGATTTACTATCAAAGTTTCCAGGGATATTCAGCTTATGAAGAAACTCAAAGACGATGAATGCAATTGGGATTTTGGAATCATGCATTTCATTTTAGACTGTTAAATTTACAACATATGTGAAAAATATCCACCAAAATATGATGTACGCGAACAGAATTCCATCAAATCTGACATACATGAAAAGCATGCAGATGAATTTTTCTGATCTCCAAACACAAATGTTTCTGCCACCCGAAAATGTAGAATGAACACATTTAAAATATTTGTTCTACAGAAATCATAAACAAGTTACATCTTTTCCTGTGTGCAAAAAACTCACGTTGAAAACATCACATATGTCACAATTTCACATATGTCAATTTTTGGACAcaatcatgtgtgtgtgtgtgtgcgtgtgtgtgtgtgtgtgtgtgtgtgtgtgcgtgtgtgtgtggccaTTGCAGAGATTCTTCATAaaaactgatgacatcatcatgttgTGTGCACACTGAGCTCCAGTCCTGCTGAGTCACAGTTTTTTGCTGCTTATGCTCTTGATAATAAAGGTTGTGTTCACGTATGTTAAATCTTGACAGAATTTGGAGTGAGCATTAAATATTGTTCTGTCTTAGGAATATTGAGGAGAGGACTTTGCAGATTGCTATATTTCTAAGCATTTATCACTGCAATATTGATAATCAGAAGACTCTGCTAGATTTGGGACCACTtggattttgagattttttttgacagaaatTAAACATACgtgaacaccaaaatataagaccttataaaaaacaaaccaaagccAATATACCATTTATTTGGCAATTAATAGATTTGTATGATCCATATCTGTGAATAGAAACTGTATCCAGTTAACCAGACCaacaaaataactcaattttGAAACTTGAAAATTGGGTGTCCAGATATATCACAAAATAAACATGTCTGAGTATCcatttttttcaaatgttttgttaaaaaaaaaaatcagctatgAAAGATTCTGAGGCAAGACTGTTTCTGCAGATATGCAATATAAAACCGAAGAGATAAACTAAAAGAAACAAATATTTTTCGTGCATCTTATTTATTTGAAGACCATTTACAGAAGcatagcacaaaataaaactttAGCAGATTGTGACTCATAGGCATAAGATTTTAGATaagaactcactcactcactcactcactcactcactcgttcACTCACACGCATGGGGATGTGCACAAAACTTGGATGTTTGGCaccttaaagctacagtttttGTTCTCAGCCAAAACAGAATACTGGCAAACTGTGactgtattatttttttaaatttcgcAAATGGGTACGGAGAGATTTGTGAGATGTTACGCTGCCTAACGCAGACTCAAGCAGTGCAGAGCGCACCCCcgttttaatttaacactgctTCTTTCAATGAAGTACAATGCCTATGCTTCTACAGACAGGAATTCTGCTGTGACAACTGCTATGATGGTTTTTCTACTGTCAACCTGAACGCAGCATAAATGCAGACATCAAGCAGCGCACAGCGCACACCCTAGCATATGTGCgttagagagagagaaaaactgaAGATGAAAGTAATCACATCTTATTCTGTATCTGTAAATTATTACTCATTTAGGGGGAACCTGCTTAGTGagtttttgcactttttgacACACCCCACCTGCTCGACCCACAGGTCAACCTCTGACCTCCAGGCCATATTCCACTGTGTTTGTACACCCTCATTCGGATGATGTGTGCTCTACAGCCGGTGGCTGTGCTAAGAAAGGAAAATGTGCTTGTGGCCCTGTC
This region includes:
- the basp1 gene encoding brain acid soluble protein 1 homolog produces the protein MGGKLSKKKKGYSVNDDKAKDKDAKAEGASVEESEATKKMKDETSAAADDKEVANDTVVKEVSAADAAAPKEGEKDAVKEPEKPATKAESKTEAPKSAEPNKAEEKPAAPATKEPEAKTATPAPAADSKDEADAKKTEAPAAKAASPEPKPTEAVGTKEATAPSSTPANEPAAAGKEVNATEAPSKDQTVAVQD